The following are encoded in a window of Gopherus flavomarginatus isolate rGopFla2 chromosome 10, rGopFla2.mat.asm, whole genome shotgun sequence genomic DNA:
- the GLB1L gene encoding beta-galactosidase-1-like protein isoform X1, producing the protein MGPAGRVLLLAAALLALEVCAGARSFQVDYAHDCFRKDGSPFRYISGSIHYARVPRPAWRDRLLKMYMSGLNAVQVYVPWNYHEPLPGVYDFSGDRDLGHFLDLTAELGLLVILRPGPYICAEWEMGGLPAWLLWKPDIVLRSSDPDYLQAVDSWLDVLLPRIKPRLYQNGGNIISIQVENEYGSYSACDYDYLRHLLAAFRTRLGPDVLLFTTDGNSAAELRCGTLQGLYTTVDFGPDPNVTAAFAPQRLYEPKGPLVNSEYYTGWLDYWGEPHASSSPVQVARGLQDMLQLGANVNMYMFQGGTNFGYWSGADYKGCYKPVTTSYDYDAPLSEAGDPTEKLFAIRTVIGKFQPLPEGPMPPATPKYAYGHVPLQKQGEVLELLDVLCPGGPIRSRFPLTFEAVKQAHGFVLYRTRLPRDVWDPAPLSAPPNSVCDRAYVLLNGEYQGRLERDGQTTLNLTGQAGARLDLLVENMGRINFGVNTSDFKGLLQNLSLDSALLSDWLIYPLDVDSAVTRGWPLPTPQAEGSRARLGPALYTGAFQTPGVAWDTFVKFPGWSKGQLWINGFNVGRYWPVRGPQQTLFVPGSLLSASAPNNVTLLELEGAPPRPFVLFLDWPLLNQTVSARAGTELRPP; encoded by the exons ATGGGGCCCGCGGGCCgcgtcctgctgctggctgcggcGCTGCTGGCGCTGGAG GTCTGCGCTGGCGCCCGCTCCTTCCAGGTGGATTACGCCCACGACTGCTTCCGCAAGGACGGCTCCCCCTTCCGCTACATCTCGGGCAGCATCCACTACGCCCGCGTCCCGCGCCCCGCCTGGCGCGACCGCCTCCTGAAGATGTACATGAGCGGCCTCAACGCCGTGCAGGT CTACGTCCCCTGGAATTACCACGAGCCGCTGCCCGGGGTCTATGACTTCTCTGGGGACCGAGACCTGGGACACTTCCTGGACCTGACGGCAGAGCTGGGCCTTCTGGTGATCCTGCGGCCCGGGCCCTACATCTGCGCCGAGTGGGAGATG GGCGGCCTCCCTGCCTGGCTGCTGTGGAAACCAGACATTGTCCTGCGCTCCTCTGACCCAG ATTATCTGCAGGCCGTGGATTCCTGGCTGGACGTCCTGCTGCCCAGGATCAAGCCCCGGTTGTACCAGAACGGAGGGAACATCATCAGCATCCAG GTGGAGAATGAGTATGGGAGCTACTCGGCCTGCGACTACGACTACCTGCGGCACCTGCTGGCCGCCTTCCGCACCCGGCTGGGGCCCGACGTGCTGCTCTTCACCACTGACGGCAACAGCGCCGCCGAGCTGCGGTGCGGCACCCTGCAGGGGCTCTACACCACCGTGGACTTCGGGCCAG ACCCCAACGTCACAGCCGCGTTTGCCCCTCAGCGACTCTATGAACCCAAGGGACCTTTG GTGAACTCGGAGTACTACACGGGCTGGCTGGACTACTGGGGAGAGCCACACGCCAGCAGCAGCCCCGTGCAGGTGGCTCGGGGTCTCCAGgacatgctgcagctgggagccaacGTCAACAT GTACATGTTCCAGGGGGGCACCAACTTCGGCTACTGGAGCG GTGCCGACTACAAGGGCTGCTACAAGCCAGTCACCACCAGCTACGACTACGACGCGCCGCTCTCGGAGGCCGGCGACCCCACTGAGAAGCTGTTTGCCATCCGGACGGTCATCGGCAAG TTCCAGCCCCTGCCTGAAGGTCCGATGCCGCCTGCCACCCCCAAGTACGCCTACGGCCACGTGCCCCTGCAGAAG CAGGGCGAGGTGCTGGAGCTGCTGGACGTGCTGTGCCCTGGCGGGCCCATCCGGAGTCGGTTCCCCCTCACCTTCGAGGCCGTGAAGCAG GCTCATGGCTTCGTCCTGTACCGGACGCGCCTGCCCCGGGACGTCTGGGATCCAGCCCCTCTGAGTGCCCCTCCAAACAGCGTCTGCGACCGCGCCTATGTGCTGCTCAACGGG GAGTACCAGGGGAGGCTGGAGCGCGATGGGCAGACGACACTGAACCTCACGGGCCAGGCTGGTGCCAGGCTGgacctgctggtggagaacatgGGCAGGATCAACTTTGGTGTGAACACCAGTGACTTTAAG GGCCTGCTCCAGAATCTCTCCCTGGACTCGGCTCTGCTCAGCGACTGGCTGATTTACCCCCTGGACGTGGACTCGGCCGTGACACGGGGCtggcccctgcccaccccccaggctgaggggagcagggccaggctggggccggcaCTCTACACTGGGGCCTTCCAGACCCCTGGCGTCGCCTGGGACACCTTTGTGAAGTTCCCCGGCTGGAGCAAG ggccagctctggatAAACGGCTTCAACGTGGGCCGGTATTGGCCGGTGCGGGGCCCCCAGCAGACACTCTTCGTCCCCGGCTCGCTGCTGAGCGCCTCGGCCCCCAACAACGTCACCCTGCTGGAGCTGGAGGGGGCCCCCCCCAGGCCCTTCGTGCTGTTCCTGGACTGGCCCCTGCTCAACCAGACTGTCAGCGCCcgggctgggactgagctgcGCCCTCCCTAA
- the GLB1L gene encoding beta-galactosidase-1-like protein isoform X2, which produces MGGLPAWLLWKPDIVLRSSDPDYLQAVDSWLDVLLPRIKPRLYQNGGNIISIQVENEYGSYSACDYDYLRHLLAAFRTRLGPDVLLFTTDGNSAAELRCGTLQGLYTTVDFGPDPNVTAAFAPQRLYEPKGPLVNSEYYTGWLDYWGEPHASSSPVQVARGLQDMLQLGANVNMYMFQGGTNFGYWSGADYKGCYKPVTTSYDYDAPLSEAGDPTEKLFAIRTVIGKFQPLPEGPMPPATPKYAYGHVPLQKQGEVLELLDVLCPGGPIRSRFPLTFEAVKQAHGFVLYRTRLPRDVWDPAPLSAPPNSVCDRAYVLLNGEYQGRLERDGQTTLNLTGQAGARLDLLVENMGRINFGVNTSDFKGLLQNLSLDSALLSDWLIYPLDVDSAVTRGWPLPTPQAEGSRARLGPALYTGAFQTPGVAWDTFVKFPGWSKGQLWINGFNVGRYWPVRGPQQTLFVPGSLLSASAPNNVTLLELEGAPPRPFVLFLDWPLLNQTVSARAGTELRPP; this is translated from the exons ATG GGCGGCCTCCCTGCCTGGCTGCTGTGGAAACCAGACATTGTCCTGCGCTCCTCTGACCCAG ATTATCTGCAGGCCGTGGATTCCTGGCTGGACGTCCTGCTGCCCAGGATCAAGCCCCGGTTGTACCAGAACGGAGGGAACATCATCAGCATCCAG GTGGAGAATGAGTATGGGAGCTACTCGGCCTGCGACTACGACTACCTGCGGCACCTGCTGGCCGCCTTCCGCACCCGGCTGGGGCCCGACGTGCTGCTCTTCACCACTGACGGCAACAGCGCCGCCGAGCTGCGGTGCGGCACCCTGCAGGGGCTCTACACCACCGTGGACTTCGGGCCAG ACCCCAACGTCACAGCCGCGTTTGCCCCTCAGCGACTCTATGAACCCAAGGGACCTTTG GTGAACTCGGAGTACTACACGGGCTGGCTGGACTACTGGGGAGAGCCACACGCCAGCAGCAGCCCCGTGCAGGTGGCTCGGGGTCTCCAGgacatgctgcagctgggagccaacGTCAACAT GTACATGTTCCAGGGGGGCACCAACTTCGGCTACTGGAGCG GTGCCGACTACAAGGGCTGCTACAAGCCAGTCACCACCAGCTACGACTACGACGCGCCGCTCTCGGAGGCCGGCGACCCCACTGAGAAGCTGTTTGCCATCCGGACGGTCATCGGCAAG TTCCAGCCCCTGCCTGAAGGTCCGATGCCGCCTGCCACCCCCAAGTACGCCTACGGCCACGTGCCCCTGCAGAAG CAGGGCGAGGTGCTGGAGCTGCTGGACGTGCTGTGCCCTGGCGGGCCCATCCGGAGTCGGTTCCCCCTCACCTTCGAGGCCGTGAAGCAG GCTCATGGCTTCGTCCTGTACCGGACGCGCCTGCCCCGGGACGTCTGGGATCCAGCCCCTCTGAGTGCCCCTCCAAACAGCGTCTGCGACCGCGCCTATGTGCTGCTCAACGGG GAGTACCAGGGGAGGCTGGAGCGCGATGGGCAGACGACACTGAACCTCACGGGCCAGGCTGGTGCCAGGCTGgacctgctggtggagaacatgGGCAGGATCAACTTTGGTGTGAACACCAGTGACTTTAAG GGCCTGCTCCAGAATCTCTCCCTGGACTCGGCTCTGCTCAGCGACTGGCTGATTTACCCCCTGGACGTGGACTCGGCCGTGACACGGGGCtggcccctgcccaccccccaggctgaggggagcagggccaggctggggccggcaCTCTACACTGGGGCCTTCCAGACCCCTGGCGTCGCCTGGGACACCTTTGTGAAGTTCCCCGGCTGGAGCAAG ggccagctctggatAAACGGCTTCAACGTGGGCCGGTATTGGCCGGTGCGGGGCCCCCAGCAGACACTCTTCGTCCCCGGCTCGCTGCTGAGCGCCTCGGCCCCCAACAACGTCACCCTGCTGGAGCTGGAGGGGGCCCCCCCCAGGCCCTTCGTGCTGTTCCTGGACTGGCCCCTGCTCAACCAGACTGTCAGCGCCcgggctgggactgagctgcGCCCTCCCTAA